Proteins encoded by one window of Pyxidicoccus trucidator:
- a CDS encoding lysophospholipid acyltransferase family protein, which translates to MNALLSIWTWIEIGLVALVGFFVQLALAILTWAFDRNRYATGRCFRLIGVTAAKLTPFWRFGVHGPVPAVVAPNTVVVSNHESNADPFLISHLPWEMKWLGKASLFKIPVVGWMMWMAGDIPVHRGDRDSATGAMARCREWLAKGMPVMIFPEGTRSKTDDLLPFKDGAFRLAIEAQADVLPLAVSGTRRALPKHSWRFATSRGLVTVGTPISTKGMTLADTERLKDLARAQILALRAGLMPHTSGGAEPSAPGAAPAA; encoded by the coding sequence CTTCGTGCAGCTGGCGCTGGCCATCCTCACCTGGGCCTTCGACAGGAACCGCTACGCGACGGGGCGCTGCTTCCGGCTGATTGGCGTCACGGCGGCGAAGCTGACGCCGTTCTGGCGCTTCGGCGTACACGGCCCGGTGCCGGCCGTGGTGGCGCCGAACACCGTGGTGGTGAGCAACCACGAGTCCAACGCGGACCCGTTCCTCATCTCGCACCTGCCGTGGGAGATGAAGTGGCTGGGCAAGGCCAGCCTCTTCAAGATTCCGGTGGTGGGGTGGATGATGTGGATGGCCGGCGACATCCCCGTGCACCGCGGGGACCGCGATTCCGCCACGGGGGCCATGGCCCGCTGCCGCGAGTGGCTGGCGAAGGGAATGCCGGTGATGATCTTCCCCGAGGGCACGCGCTCGAAGACGGATGATCTGCTGCCCTTCAAGGACGGCGCGTTCCGGCTGGCCATCGAAGCGCAGGCGGACGTGCTGCCCCTGGCGGTGAGCGGGACGCGCCGGGCGCTGCCGAAGCACTCGTGGCGCTTCGCCACGTCACGTGGGCTGGTGACGGTGGGCACGCCCATCTCCACCAAGGGCATGACGCTGGCGGACACGGAGCGGCTGAAGGACCTGGCGCGCGCTCAGATTCTCGCGCTGCGCGCCGGGCTGATGCCGCACACGAGCGGAGGCGCCGAGCCCTCCGCCCCGGGCGCCGCGCCCGCGGCGTAG